The genomic segment GTCTTTCCGAATTTCAACGCTGTGAATCCGCCATTATTTTCGGGAAGTTTCTGCTTGATGATGTCCGCTTCGATCGTTACGCCCAGATGATTCGCCTGATTAGTCAGATCAGCGGCAACATGATAATCCTTTTCCTCGGTCTTGAAAGCATTATTTCTCAGATAGGTCCAGAGAACCGTAGCCATGCCGAGTTGATGCGCACGTTCAAATGCTTCACTAATTTCTATAATCTGCCGACGGCTTTCTTGCGAACCGAAATAGATCGTCGCACCGACAGCAACGGCACCCATATCGAAAGCCTGATCTACGCTGGCAAAAAGCGTCTGATCGTGAATATTCGGGTAAGACAGCAATTCGTTATGGTTGATCTTTAGGATGAATGGAATCTTGTGCGCGTATTTCCGTGCGACCATTCCCAAAACGCCAAGCGTCGAAGCGACAGCATTGGCACCACCTTCAATGGCAAGCCGAACGATATTTTCAGGATCGAAATAAATCGGATTCGGTGCGAATGACGCGCCAGCCGAATGTTCAATTCCCTGATCAACGGGAAGAACCGACAAATAACCTGTTTTTGCTAACCGTCCGGTATTGTACATCACCGCCATATTCCTTAACACAGGAATCGGCCGGTCACTATTTAAATGAATTCTATCCAAGAAATCCGGACCGGGTAAATGCAAATCTTCTTTCGCAATCGTTGTGCATTTGTGATTTAACAGGAATTCAGCATCCTTACCTAATAATTTTTCAATGTCATGTCTCATCATTACCTCCAATATTAAAACTGCGGAAAGATACAAAAAATATCTATCAAATTGAATGAATATTTCTTCCAATAAAGAAATTGAATACATGGAAAATATTTGAATCTATAGAGAAATAAATCTTGCAAGTGTTCTAAATTGTTATTAATTTCATTTTGTAATGATTACAAACATGGAACAAATAAAGAATCGTTTAGAAAAGCAAGGAATCAAGCCGACCTATCAACGGTTGCGGATTCTCGAATTTCTGATGTTGGCTGAAAATCATCCGAACGCCGAAACAATCTACGAAAACATCGTAAAGATTATACCGACGATATCTTGTACGACGGTTTATAACACGCTAAATCTTTTCGTTGAAAACACTTTGATTCATGGGATTACAATAACAGGAGTCGAAATCCGATATGGAATAGGTAAAGCGGATCATCACCATTTTCTCTGTAAAAAGTGCGGAAAAATTTACGATATTGAAGTTCATTGTCCGTTTGTGGATGGTGTAACCTCGGAAATAAACGGTCATCAAATTCAGGAAATTCACGGCTATTTTAAAGGTATTTGCAAAGATTGCCTTCAATCGTAAAAATGTCACACAAGGAAAATAAAATGAAAGAAAAAATAACAAAAGTCATAGAATCTATTCGTCCATATCTTCAGGCAGACGGCGGAGATGTCGAACTCGTCGAAATCACTGAAGATGGCGTCGTTAAAGTGCGTTTGACCGGCGCTTGCGGCGGCTGTCCCATGAGCACTTACACTCTTAAGATGGGAATTGAAAGCAAATTAAAATCTGAAATTTCGGATGTTATATCTGTTCAGCAAGTTGCTTAAACAATCGTAAACCGAAAATCGGAATATCGATTACCTCGAAGAGATTAAAACACATTCATTGATAGCGCCGATCATTTAACTAAGAAAGGATAAGAGATAATGAAAAGTTTGAAAGGAACCCAAACCGAAAAAAATCTGCTGATTGCTTTTGCCGGCGAATCCCAAGCACGAAATCGCTACACCTATTTTGCATCACAAGCAAAGAAAGATGGATTTGAGCAGATCGCATGGATTTTCAGTGAAACTGCCGATAATGAAAAAGAACATGCAAAACGTCTGTTCAAGTTTCTCGAAGGTGGCGAAGTCGAAATTCAGGCGGTATTTCCATCTGGCTTGATTGGTGAAACTAAAGACAATTTACAATCCGCCGCCGAAGGTGAACATTACGAATATTCAACAATGTATCCGGAATTTGCGAAAATCGCCAATGCCGAGGGTTTTACGGAAATCGCTCAGGTTTTCAAATCCATCGCTATTGCGGAAAAACACCACGAAGAAACTTTCCTTGCCCTTCGCGAAAACATACTCAAGGAGCGGGTTTTCGAACGGGAAGAGATAGTCGTTTGGAGATGCCGAAACTGCGGATATATTCACGTTGGCAAAAAGGCCCCGGAAAAATGTCCGGCTTGCGCCCATCCGAAAGACTATTTTGAACTTTTGGCGGAAAACTACTAAATTTAATTGTTTATTGATACGGAAAGTCTAAGCAGTCACATGAAAAATTTTAACAAAGGAGAAAAAATGCAAAAATATGTCTGCACCGTTTGTGGTTATGTTTATGATCCCGAAAAGGGTGACCCAGATAATGATATCAAAAGAGGAACCGCTTTTGAAGATCTCCCCGACGGGTGGGTTTGCCCGCTTTGCGGCGCTGAAAAAGAGGATTTCGAACCCGTGGAGGATTAAATGCCGCTTCAGCAACTGACGCCGGATATTTTCTTCGTCGGCGCACGCGATTGGGATAGGCGATTTTTCGATGAGCTCATCCCGCTTCCCGACGGTACGACCTATAACGCGTATTTAATCAAAGGCTCTGAAAAGATTGCATTACTCGATACCGTCGATCCTGTAAAAGAACATGTTTTGCTATCGAATCTGGAAAATTTAAATCTCCCGCTAATCGATTATGTCATCTCGCATCACGCGGAGCAAGATCATTCCGGAACGATTCTCGCGGTTTTAAAAAAATATCCGATGGCAAAAGTTGTCACAAACGCAAAGTGTCGGACACTCTTGTCCGAACATTTGCTGATTCCCGACGACAAGTTTATCGTCATTAAAGACCGCGAAACGCTCTCACTCGGCGATAAGACGCTTCAATTCATTTTTACGCCATGGGTGCATTGGCCGGAAACGATGTCCACTCTTCTTCTTGAAGACGGAATTTTATTCCCTTGCGATTTCTTTGGCTCGCATTTAGCAACGAGCGAAGTATTTGCTACCGATCCGGCGAAAGTCTATTCGTCAGCCAAGCGTTATTATGCCGAAATCATGATGCCGTTTCGTTCGATCGTGCGTCAAAATCTAGAGAAAGTCAAATCTCTTAACGTGAAAATGATCGCGCCCAGTCACGGTCCGGTTCATCGCGACCCGAACTTTATCCTCTCGGCTTATGAAGACTGGACATCAGATCGAGTCAAGAATGAGGTTGTTATTCCGTATGTTTCGATGCACGGAAGCACGGAAGCAATGGTTAACTATCTCATTGATCGGTTAATCGAGCGTGGCATAGCCGTTCAACCATTTAATTTGTCCAAAACTGACATCGGTGAATTAGCGATGGCGCTTGTCGATACTGCAACGGTCGTCGTCGGATCGCCAACAGTTATTCTCGGAGCTCATCCGCTCGCGGCTTATGCAGTTTTTCTAGCGAATTTCCTCCGGCCGAAAGCCCGCTACCTCTCGATTGTTGGAAGTTACGGTTGGGGCGGCAAAATGATCGAGCAATTGTCTGGCATGATTGGAAATCTGACTGCGGAAATTCTTCCGCCTGTGATCGCAAAAGGCTATCCGAAAGACGCAGATTTTCAGGCACTTGTCGGTCTCGCTGATCAAATTCTTGAAAAACATCATCACCTTTCGTAAGGAGGAATCGATGGGAATTTTCAACGTAAAGGATATCTTTAAGATCGCTGTAAAAATCGAGGAAAGAGGCGAAAAGTTCTATCGTGAAACTGCTAAACTTTTGAATTCTCCGAAAGTTGTCCAACTCTTCAACAAACTCGCCGATGACGAGGCTCAGCATCGCGTAACTTTCGCAAGAATGGCTGAAAAACTGGGCGAGACCGTTCAGACGGAAAACCTGCAAGATGAGTTTTACGCCTACCTGAAGGCTTACACGCAAAATCTCATCTTCGATGATGCATCGGACGATTTCTCAAAAATCAAAGACGCCAGAACCGCTCTCACTTTCGCAATCGATAAGGAACTTGATTCGGTTCTGTATTACACCGAAATTAAAAATCTGATTCCAGTCAGCGAACATGCTTTCGTAGATGAAATTATCAACGAGGAACGGCGTCACGTCGTCAACCTCTCTATACTTCGGAAAGCGCTATCAGACTGAACTGAAAAAACCGATACTTTTAAGGGCAGGTTGTTGAATTTGACTTGCCCTTTTCAATTTAGCGTGAAAAACAGATGACTCTCGAGGAAATTAGGACAAATTGCCAGAATCTAAAAGGTGCAAGGAAAGACTTCCCTTTCGATGACAAAACCCTTCTTTTTAAAATCGGCTCAAAAATGTCTGCGCTCATCTCACTGAACGCCAAAGAGATCAAAGTCAATTTAAAAGGAGAATTTCAATGGTCGGCTCGTCGTTTTTGAAGAATCAAAACCACATCACACAAGCGTTATTAGCAACGACTTTTACGTATTTAATGACTGTGCTGGGCGCGGCGGTAATTTTTCTCTTCAAAAGTATTCGTCGAAAAATTCTCGACGGGATGCTTGGCTTTGCCGCCGTATTTGCCGCCGCAACTGTGATTTTAGTTCAGCCGATACTTCCTTATGCTATGTCATTTGCCGCCGGAGCGATGATTTTTGTCGTCGTTGAGGAGCTCATCCCAGAATCCCAGATGGAAAAGAACACCGACGTCGCTACAACGGGCGCAATGATCGGTTTTGCTTTTATGATGGCATTAGATGTAGCCTTTGGGTAACTTACTTTGACATGAATCTTATTAACCCGTTCTTCGTATAAACAACCAAAAAGTCAGAATAGGACAATATAAATGAAGTTTAAAAGTATCATCCAGTTTCAGTTTGTTGCATGGCTTGGAACCTTTGTAAATCTTGGAACACTCTGGCTTCTGCACGGAAAATTCAAAATTCCCGTGCCGATTGCCGGCGCCTGTGCAATCGAAGTGGCAATTCTTCATAATTTTACATGGTACTACCTGCACACATGGAGAGATCGGGTTGAGCATACATTGCTGGATTACTTCCGCCGGTTGTGGAAATATAACCTAATCACCGCCGGAATCGATTTTTTGATCAACCTTGGAATTCTTTGGACATTGACTCATTTTTTAAATTTTCACTATCTACTTGCTGACATTCTTGGCATGGTACCCGGGCCTTCCTCCAAAATATTCGTCAACGATTTAATCATTTTTAAAAAGCCGAAACTCGAATCGAAAAACAATTAGAAAGAATATTCGATGGAAAATCAACAGAAAGCCAAACGCATCATTAACACACTTACCGGCCCGTGGGAGAAACGAAATCTTCCGAAAATGGCCGCGGCGCTTCCTCGGTGGGTCACTTCCGATCACCTGACAATTCTGGGAATTATCGCCGCATTCGTCATCAGTCTGGGTTATATCCTGACTTGGTATTCGACTTGGTGGCTGATGCTCGCCAACTTCGGATTTTTACTTCACTGGTGGGCGGACAGTCTCGACGGAACGCTGGCGCGCGTGCGTCATACCGAGCGCGAGCAATATGGCTATTTTGTCGATCATATCTGCGACGCTTTTTCGACGGTTATAATTCTCGTGGCTTTCGGTTTTTCACCACTGATGCGGCTGGATGTCGGTCTTTTTCTCATAATCGGATATTTGATGCTGAATATCTACACACATGTCGGCGCTTACTCCAAAGGTATTTTCCGTCTCAGCTACGCCAAATTCGGGCCGACGGAAGTTCGCATTCTCGTTGTACTGGTCAACACTCTTCTGGTTTTCTGGAATCCGGTCATTTTTAATCTAAATGGGAATTCGTGGTCAGTCGTGGATGTCGCGGGCGGATTTATCGCTGGATTATTCTTTATTGTTTTCGTCATTGTTTCCATCATCGACGCAATCAAATTAGATCGTCTCGATCGCGCGAAACGGAAAGCCGCAGAGAAATAGCACCCGACCATTCACTGACGAACAGTTGACCGACGCAGGGAAATATCGATATCCATCCGCGAGTCGATAGTGCAATCGACGAAATATATTTGACAATAAATTTTACAAGGGTTACCGACTTTATGAAAAAGAAATCGCTTAATACTTTCTGCCACCAACAATTGATAGAATATAGGTCAACGCTTAAACCTTTATCCATTGAGGCTTTACCAGATTTATTCTTTTTCCGCCCAATTGCCTACCTGCTCGTCAAAGCCATGCAGGCACGGCCCATAACACCCAACCAAGTTTCCACAGCTGCGATTTTTACTGGGATAAGTGGCGCCTACTTTATTTCACAGGGCACTCCTCAAAGTTATCGCACCGCTGGTTTTTGCTACTTGGCAACGGTCCTTTTAGACTGCAGTGACGGTATGCTGGCGCGTTTGAAAGGTGGCGATACGCTATTAGGGCGCATCGTGGATGGCACTATCGACTATATCAACGGAGCAGCACTTTTCCTGGGTATCGGCTTGGCTTTGCAACAGACCAATTGGCAATTTCCATTGACACTTTGGTTAATTACGTTGCTGACTCTGCTTTCGATGTTATCACACTCCATAGCAATAGACTATCAGCGCAGCCAATATATGTTGCAGGTGCTTGGCCGGCGCAATTCTATTCGTCATGACATAGAACTTTATCGGGCTGAACAGAAACGCCTTAAAAGCGGTGGCGGACAGTATCTAACGCGTTTTCTGATTTGGATATATTTACTCTATTGCAATATCCAATCGGTTTTCGAGCGCCAACCGCGAAAATTATACGAACCTACAACTTATCACAGGCTCAATCGTTACACGCTACGGATTTGGCTCAATATAGATCAGAGTAGCCACTACTTAATCTTGATTTTGAGTTTATGGTTCTTTGACTTGCGCCTTTTTATCTGGTATAATTTGATTTTCGCTAACTTGTTGTTTGTCATAATGTTATTTATCCAAAAAGCCGTCAACGCTAAACAAAAAACGATCTAAATATGCTTGGTTCATCTGCAATTCCTCACAACATTCTTGTCACCGGAGCAATCGACAAAATATATTTGTGTCCCAAATTTCGGATGATATAACCATACTTCATACTCACCTGGCGATAAAAAATCAAAACGACATGCGCCTTCTTCGTTTGTCGTAAGCGAATAACCCTTTCCCAAAGTGATCCAAACGTTACTAAGAGCCGAATCATTGGCCGTTACGTTCAGGTTTAAAAAACCTTCTGGCAGACGACGGTCTTTGCCGATTTCCTTCAGAAACGCCGTCAAAATCGCGACTGAGATTCGATTTAACTCACTCTCATAAGTCATGATTTTCTCCTTTTCGGAATTGCCAAACCAGTTAAAGTCCATGCTAATCGCCGCGCGATTCGTCTTTTGAATTTCAATCGCATTGGAAACGGATATTTTATCGGACGACGATTCTGACGCCCCTGCAATAAGCGAATCGGTCATGGCTAAAATGCGTCTGCCAGATTCGCTTCCCGAGTAAAATCCGCCAACAAAAAGAGGCGCGTCAGCATTCCAGTGTCCGAAATTCAACCGTAAATAACAGCCGCCTTCTCGAAACCGGTTACTGATTTCGACGCGTTTTTCACGACTGAGCGTCTCGTCTTTTTGTCGGACAAAATAGACTTTCGCACCCGCTTGTGTAAAAATCGCTCCAACTTTCTCTGCCAAACGCAAATTCAGGTCGGAACTTGTGAGACCATTCGATGCGACTGCGCCTTTTTCTATTCCGCCGAACGCCGGATCGAGAACCAGCACAAAATCCTGCAAAACGCCATTGGCGATCTTTTGAAGAGGAAAAAGATGAAAAGTCGATTTTCCATCATCGATAATGACATTTCCCGAGCCGCCCCAAAATCCATTTGCGCAAATCGAAGCCGTATACTCGCCAACAGATAACCCTGGAAAGAAAAAATAACCATCGGCATTCGTCGTGTCCGAAATGGCTTCCGGCAGAATCGTCACGATTGCACCAGCAACCGGCAATGAATCCTGAGCCGCGACGACCTGACCTTCAAAGAGCGTTACGTTCGTATCGGCGAATGTTACGTTTATATTCTTCTCCGCATTCCCGGACCGGAAAACAATCTGAGCAGTTGCTGGTTCGTCCGGCGAATCCAGATACACCCTTGCCTTTCCGTCTCGGATCGGCGCATGTGACACATTCAGCTTTCCGCAATCAGTAAAAACTAAGATCACATCGTCGTCCGCAACAGATTGCCAGCTAGAATCGAGCGCAGAAATTTCGATGGCAATCCGGCTCTTTCCATCAGCCGGTACTCTGTCTGTTGTAGGAGTCGCGAGAATTTCCATCGCAGGTGACGCCACGCGGAAAAAACTTTTCTTCGGAAGATTATGGTTGCCAAAAAAATTCGTCACTTCAGCCCGAACCGAATGCTGTCCGTTCTTCAGCGGATATTCCGGACGATGAACGATTAAGTTCTGCTCTGACAAATATGTTGCGGGCTTCAGTGTGTCATCAAGGAAAAAGGAGACCGATCTGCTGAAAACCTGTTCTCGCGACAACATCCACGATTTCCGCTCGTGATGTCCGTCCGAAACGCTCATTTGTATGATCGGCTGTTTATCCACTACGGTCGAATCCGGCTGAGGTTGCAGTAATTTTGCATCGGGAATTCCCGCCGCCGCCCACTGACAAATTCCAATAAATATTGCATACGCCTCTATCCTATTGTACTTTGGATTGTCAAGCATCTTTTCCTCTTTCGGATTGGAAAAAAAAGAAGATTCGAGTAAAATTCCCGGCACTTCTAACTGTCGCAGAACACCGAATCCTTCAGGATACATTAGATGATCCGAGATTAAGCCTGTTCCAATCACATCCGGGAGTCGTAAATATTCGTTCAGATTCATCAGAACATAACGCGCGATATCCAAGCTCACCGGTGAGAAATCCGCGTCGCCATGATACCATGTGGATGCGAAATTTGTATTCGGATTATTGCTTGCGTTATGATGCAGAGAAATGAACATGTCGACTCGGTTTCGATTAGCGATTACCGCACGGTCTTTAAGACTAATATCAATGTCAGCAACACGTGTCAGAATAACATTTGCACCGGCTTGTTCCAGAAATTCTTTCAGATATAAAGCAACACGGAGATTCATTTCTGCCTCACGAACGCCAGTTGGTCCACGCTTATAATTAGGAATGTGAGCATCGCCGCCGTGTCCCGGATCTAGACAAAACATCAACCCGGCTACCCATTTGGAATAAGGCGGAGGTTCATAGTTCGGCTTTTGAAGCCGATGCCATGCGCTCGAGCCGCGCCTTTGCCCATAAAATCCGCAACTCTGAATAAACACAAGCAAGCCAATGACAATCCAAGTCCCAATATTCTTCACCATCATTTTCAACATCACGTTTTCCCTCTTTTCATTTTGGAAACTTAGTTCAGAGCAGGATTAAAGACAAGGAGCCCTTAGCGAAAATTCTTCCGTTTAACCTTTAAACATTGTAAAAACGACGAACATTAATAACCGGTATGAAAGTTGGGAGAATTTATATGTCAAAATAAAAATTTCAAATGTATTTCAGGCGAATAATTTAGATTGATACATGAAACCCAAAGTTCGCCACTCCAACCAGGCTCCAAAATACAATCAACCTAATCAATCCGCCGGTGGCGGACAGGCACAATCTACCTAACTCACAAAAATAATCTTGTAGAAAAATTGCGAGAATTGTATATTTATTCGCTTTTATTGTAAATTAATACAGGCTTTAAGATGAAAAAACGTGAGAACAGAATCAGTATTATCCGAAAAATTCTAAAAACCGAACGGATTGACAGCCAAAAAAATCTAAAGAGAAGATTAGAAGAAGAAGGGTTTGAAATTACACAAGCAACATTATCTCGCGATCTGGCGGCGATGAAAGTAATGCGCGTTCCGGATGCTGATAAACGGTATATTTATACATTACCGAATCGTAGCGCAGTTTATCAAACCGCGGATGACAATTCTCCTCTGAATGCCTGTAAATCAATTGCATTCTCTCAAAATCTGGCTATACTCAAATGCCTGCCTTCCTTCGCGTCCAGCGTAGCGATGCTTGTGGACCGACTCGAAATGGAAGCAGTCGTCGGTACTGTCGCCGGAGACGATACCGTGTTAATCGTTCTGCGGGAAGACTGGACGCACAAGCATTTCCTTGACGCGCTTTTCAAACGATTACCGGAACTGCGCGACAGGATTTAGTGCCTTTCATTCGCCAAAACACAATTACAAAAGGATTAAAAAAGGAATGAAATGAAACGGGAAAAAGTTGTTCTTGCTTATAGCGGCGGTCTGGATACGTCCGTTATTCTAAAATGGTTGATCAATCAGGGATATGACGTCGTCTGCTACGTGGCGAATGTCGGACAGAAGGAAGATTTCGATGCGGTTCGAGAAAAAGCGTTGAAAACCGGCGCATCGAAAATCTATATCGAAGACCTCCGTGAGGAATTCGTCTGCAATTACATTTACCCGGCTCTTCGCGCCAACGCAATCTATGAAGGGCGTTATCTTCTCGGAACATCACTTGCCCGTCCCCTAATTGCCAAGCGGCATATAGAAATTGCGATCAAGGAAAACACGCATCGAGTTGCACACGGAGCGACTGGAAAAGGAAACGATCAGGTTCGGTTTGAATTCGCCTATTATGCACTTGACCCGAACTGCATTGTCATTTCTCCTTGGAAAAATCCAGAGTTTTTAGCGGAATTCAAAGGCAGAAGCGACATGATCGCTTATGCGCAAAAATGGGGAATCTTGGTCAAAGCTTCACTCGAAAAATCATACAGTGAAGATGAAAACCTAATGCATATCAGCCACGAGGCTGGAATCCTCGAAGATCCGTCTTTTCGCCCGCCGGAACATATTTTCAGCATGACTTCCACGCTCAAAAACACGCCAAACAAGGAAACGATCCTCGAGATTGAATTCAAAGACGGATCCCCGGTAAAACTCGTTAATCCGGCAACTCATGTCGTCAAAACTGATCCGCTCGAACTTTTCATATACGCTAATGAGATTGGAAGCAGAAATGGTGTCGGAAGAATCGATATTGTCGAAAACCGGTTCGTCGGCATCAAATC from the Candidatus Marinimicrobia bacterium CG08_land_8_20_14_0_20_45_22 genome contains:
- a CDS encoding fructose-bisphosphate aldolase (catalyzes the formation of glycerone phosphate and D-glyceraldehyde 3-phosphate from D-fructose 1,6-bisphosphate) encodes the protein MRHDIEKLLGKDAEFLLNHKCTTIAKEDLHLPGPDFLDRIHLNSDRPIPVLRNMAVMYNTGRLAKTGYLSVLPVDQGIEHSAGASFAPNPIYFDPENIVRLAIEGGANAVASTLGVLGMVARKYAHKIPFILKINHNELLSYPNIHDQTLFASVDQAFDMGAVAVGATIYFGSQESRRQIIEISEAFERAHQLGMATVLWTYLRNNAFKTEEKDYHVAADLTNQANHLGVTIEADIIKQKLPENNGGFTALKFGKTNKKVYEKLTTDHPIDLTRYQVAGCYMGRAGLINSGGASGEDDLVEAVKTAVINKRAGGMGLILGRKAFQKPMKEGIEIMNAVQDVYLDAKVTIA
- a CDS encoding rubrerythrin family protein, producing MKSLKGTQTEKNLLIAFAGESQARNRYTYFASQAKKDGFEQIAWIFSETADNEKEHAKRLFKFLEGGEVEIQAVFPSGLIGETKDNLQSAAEGEHYEYSTMYPEFAKIANAEGFTEIAQVFKSIAIAEKHHEETFLALRENILKERVFEREEIVVWRCRNCGYIHVGKKAPEKCPACAHPKDYFELLAENY
- a CDS encoding rubredoxin, whose product is MQKYVCTVCGYVYDPEKGDPDNDIKRGTAFEDLPDGWVCPLCGAEKEDFEPVED
- a CDS encoding MBL fold hydrolase, producing MPLQQLTPDIFFVGARDWDRRFFDELIPLPDGTTYNAYLIKGSEKIALLDTVDPVKEHVLLSNLENLNLPLIDYVISHHAEQDHSGTILAVLKKYPMAKVVTNAKCRTLLSEHLLIPDDKFIVIKDRETLSLGDKTLQFIFTPWVHWPETMSTLLLEDGILFPCDFFGSHLATSEVFATDPAKVYSSAKRYYAEIMMPFRSIVRQNLEKVKSLNVKMIAPSHGPVHRDPNFILSAYEDWTSDRVKNEVVIPYVSMHGSTEAMVNYLIDRLIERGIAVQPFNLSKTDIGELAMALVDTATVVVGSPTVILGAHPLAAYAVFLANFLRPKARYLSIVGSYGWGGKMIEQLSGMIGNLTAEILPPVIAKGYPKDADFQALVGLADQILEKHHHLS
- a CDS encoding zinc transporter — encoded protein: MVGSSFLKNQNHITQALLATTFTYLMTVLGAAVIFLFKSIRRKILDGMLGFAAVFAAATVILVQPILPYAMSFAAGAMIFVVVEELIPESQMEKNTDVATTGAMIGFAFMMALDVAFG
- a CDS encoding CDP-alcohol phosphatidyltransferase; the encoded protein is MENQQKAKRIINTLTGPWEKRNLPKMAAALPRWVTSDHLTILGIIAAFVISLGYILTWYSTWWLMLANFGFLLHWWADSLDGTLARVRHTEREQYGYFVDHICDAFSTVIILVAFGFSPLMRLDVGLFLIIGYLMLNIYTHVGAYSKGIFRLSYAKFGPTEVRILVVLVNTLLVFWNPVIFNLNGNSWSVVDVAGGFIAGLFFIVFVIVSIIDAIKLDRLDRAKRKAAEK
- a CDS encoding argininosuccinate synthase, with product MKREKVVLAYSGGLDTSVILKWLINQGYDVVCYVANVGQKEDFDAVREKALKTGASKIYIEDLREEFVCNYIYPALRANAIYEGRYLLGTSLARPLIAKRHIEIAIKENTHRVAHGATGKGNDQVRFEFAYYALDPNCIVISPWKNPEFLAEFKGRSDMIAYAQKWGILVKASLEKSYSEDENLMHISHEAGILEDPSFRPPEHIFSMTSTLKNTPNKETILEIEFKDGSPVKLVNPATHVVKTDPLELFIYANEIGSRNGVGRIDIVENRFVGIKSRGVYETPGATILWAAHRDLEGIAMDKEVMHLRDMMIPKFSELIYNGFWFSPEMDFLMCTMEKSQEKIDGTVTVSIFKGNVNVIGRKSPTSLYDRDMSSMDVEGGYNAVDCQGFIRINAIRLKAHNIVLKEKMPYQWREKE